A portion of the Clostridium gelidum genome contains these proteins:
- a CDS encoding response regulator transcription factor, protein MNKILLVEDDLSLIDGLEFSLQKNGFNVNIAQTVKEALEIFEDNKYDLLILDLTLPDGTGFEICKKVRQISNAPIIFLTASDEEVNIVMGLDIGGDDYITKPFKLNELISRINALMRRTKSSNIEQNLVQSNGIVISLEESRVFKNKNEIEVTTAEYRLLCLFMRNPNIGLMRETILDRLWDNNGSFIDDNTLSVYIRRLRCKIEDDPENPKYLLTIRGVGYRWNIIK, encoded by the coding sequence ATGAATAAAATTCTTTTAGTAGAAGATGACTTAAGTTTGATTGATGGTCTTGAATTTTCACTCCAAAAGAATGGATTCAATGTTAATATAGCCCAAACTGTAAAAGAAGCCTTAGAAATATTTGAAGATAATAAATATGATTTACTTATTCTCGATTTAACATTACCAGATGGTACTGGTTTTGAAATTTGTAAAAAAGTACGCCAGATTTCCAATGCTCCAATTATTTTTCTTACTGCTTCAGATGAAGAAGTTAATATTGTAATGGGACTTGATATTGGTGGTGATGATTATATTACAAAACCATTTAAATTAAATGAGCTTATTTCAAGAATTAATGCGCTTATGCGTCGCACAAAATCATCTAATATTGAACAAAATTTAGTACAGTCAAATGGTATTGTGATTAGCTTAGAAGAAAGCAGAGTATTTAAAAATAAGAATGAAATAGAAGTCACAACAGCTGAATACAGGCTTTTATGTTTATTTATGAGAAATCCCAATATAGGGTTGATGCGCGAAACCATTTTGGACAGGCTCTGGGATAATAATGGCAGTTTTATAGATGATAATACTTTATCTGTATATATAAGAAGATTAAGATGTAAAATTGAAGATGACCCAGAGAACCCAAAATATTTATTAACAATACGTGGTGTTGGGTATAGATGGAATATTATAAAGTGA
- a CDS encoding class I SAM-dependent methyltransferase: MTMELEKYYNKFCEDKRLTRKYAQVEFLTSMKYIHEYLGNNENAKILDVGAGTGRYSVQLANEGYDVTAIELVKHNLGVLKSKGSTVKAHQGTALDLSRFLDNTFDMTLVFGPMYHLYTFEDKVQALQEAKRVTKVGGVILVAYCMNEFSVITYGFKENNIRTSIDNGKLTDDFHVISEPEDLYDYVRIEDINKLNEVAVLQRIKLIAADGPANYMRPVLNAMDEDTFRLFLDYHFSTCERPELLGASGHTVDILRKE, translated from the coding sequence ATGACAATGGAATTGGAAAAATATTATAATAAATTTTGTGAGGACAAAAGATTAACGAGAAAATATGCACAGGTTGAATTTTTAACTTCCATGAAGTATATTCATGAGTATCTAGGAAATAATGAGAATGCAAAAATCTTAGATGTTGGTGCAGGGACAGGGAGATACTCTGTACAACTAGCAAATGAAGGATATGATGTTACTGCAATTGAACTTGTTAAGCACAATTTAGGTGTTTTAAAGTCAAAAGGAAGTACAGTAAAAGCGCATCAAGGAACAGCCTTAGATTTATCAAGATTTTTGGATAATACTTTTGACATGACTTTGGTGTTTGGACCAATGTATCATTTATATACATTTGAAGATAAGGTACAAGCACTGCAAGAGGCAAAAAGAGTAACTAAGGTTGGCGGTGTTATCTTAGTGGCATATTGTATGAATGAATTTAGTGTAATAACATATGGTTTTAAGGAAAACAATATTCGTACAAGCATTGATAATGGAAAACTTACTGATGATTTTCATGTTATATCGGAACCAGAAGATTTATATGATTATGTAAGGATTGAAGATATTAATAAGTTAAATGAGGTCGCAGTACTGCAAAGGATAAAATTAATTGCAGCAGATGGACCAGCTAATTATATGCGACCTGTTTTGAATGCTATGGATGAAGATACATTTAGGCTTTTTCTTGATTATCATTTTTCAACGTGTGAAAGACCAGAACTGCTAGGAGCAAGTGGACATACAGTAGATATTTTGAGAAAAGAATAA